A window of the Flavobacterium sangjuense genome harbors these coding sequences:
- the rsmD gene encoding 16S rRNA (guanine(966)-N(2))-methyltransferase RsmD — MRIISGKYKGRRIAPPKNLPVRPTTDMSKEALFNVLNNHFNFSELKVLELFAGTGSISYEFGSRGSSPILCVDGDMGCVNFIKKTAKEFEFDITAIKSDVFKFLEKHTGNYDIIFADPPYGMVQKEFEKIVELIFENELLDEEGMLVVEHSKYTKLDQMPNYSFQKNYGGSVFSFFEFEIEEDE; from the coding sequence ATGAGAATTATCTCGGGCAAATACAAAGGCAGAAGAATAGCACCACCTAAAAATCTTCCCGTTCGTCCTACGACTGATATGAGCAAAGAAGCGTTATTCAACGTTTTGAACAATCATTTTAATTTTTCGGAACTTAAAGTTTTGGAGCTTTTTGCCGGAACCGGAAGCATTAGTTATGAATTTGGTTCGCGTGGGAGTTCGCCAATTCTTTGTGTTGATGGCGATATGGGCTGCGTAAACTTCATTAAAAAGACAGCAAAGGAATTTGAGTTTGATATTACGGCGATTAAAAGCGATGTCTTTAAATTTCTTGAAAAACATACAGGCAATTACGATATCATTTTTGCTGATCCACCTTACGGAATGGTACAAAAGGAATTCGAGAAAATTGTTGAACTTATTTTTGAAAACGAATTGTTAGACGAAGAAGGCATGCTAGTCGTAGAGCATTCAAAATACACCAAGCTCGACCAAATGCCGAATTATTCTTTCCAAAAGAATTATGGCGGTTCGGTGTTTAGTTTCTTTGAATTTGAAATTGAAGAAGACGAATAA
- a CDS encoding DNA polymerase III subunit gamma/tau, whose amino-acid sequence MEQFVVSARKYRPQTFKDVVGQQAITNTLLNAIENNHLASALLFTGPRGVGKTTCARILARKINQPGYDDPNEDFAFNVFELDAASNNSVDDIRNLIDQVRIPPQTGQYKVYIIDEVHMLSSAAFNAFLKTLEEPPKHAIFILATTEKHKIIPTILSRCQIFDFKRITVKDAKEHLAEVAKSQGVEFEDDALHIIAQKADGAMRDALSIFDRVVSYCGNNLTRQAVTENLNVLDYETYINMTDLILENKIPEVLLAYNDILSKGFDGHHFIAGLASHFRDLLVAKNPATLSLLEMGEAAQKLYGEQSKKVSQDFLLKGIDIANDCDLKYKVSQNQRLLVELALMQLSSIGFDGEKKKPEFIIPPTYYRRNDYSISEVKIPKATVQTEVEPQAQTPKEEVQVEEPISEVVLEKIEQPQITQPKPQTTSIEPGTKVSAMSLASIRAKKEMAEAQKSTVKEVVQHVNEPFTETEMLEQWLKYAQRMEDKGYRIIASLLTINDPILQGTTIIHELPNESSKIDFEKERPELLGYLRGKLHNHEISIEVKVNETLVLKKSYTTQDKYNRLVELNPNLELMRNLFGLEVNE is encoded by the coding sequence ATGGAACAATTTGTAGTATCAGCCCGTAAGTATCGCCCGCAAACGTTTAAAGACGTTGTCGGACAACAAGCTATTACGAATACTTTACTCAACGCCATAGAAAACAATCACTTGGCTTCTGCCCTGTTATTTACCGGTCCGAGAGGTGTTGGAAAAACAACCTGCGCCCGAATTTTGGCACGCAAAATTAACCAACCGGGTTATGACGACCCAAATGAAGATTTTGCTTTTAATGTGTTTGAGCTCGATGCTGCTTCTAACAACTCGGTTGATGATATTCGTAACCTGATTGATCAGGTTAGAATCCCACCACAAACCGGACAATACAAGGTATATATTATTGATGAGGTGCATATGTTGTCTTCGGCAGCTTTCAATGCGTTTCTAAAAACGCTGGAAGAACCGCCAAAGCACGCCATATTTATTTTGGCTACGACCGAAAAACACAAAATAATCCCAACGATATTATCCCGTTGCCAGATTTTTGATTTCAAAAGAATTACGGTTAAAGATGCCAAAGAACATTTGGCTGAAGTTGCCAAAAGTCAGGGTGTGGAATTTGAAGACGATGCTTTACATATTATCGCTCAAAAGGCTGATGGCGCTATGCGTGACGCTTTGTCCATATTTGACCGTGTAGTTTCTTATTGTGGAAATAACTTAACACGTCAGGCGGTTACCGAGAATCTGAATGTTTTAGATTATGAGACGTATATCAATATGACCGATTTGATTTTGGAAAACAAAATCCCGGAAGTATTGTTGGCTTATAACGATATTTTGTCCAAAGGCTTTGATGGTCATCATTTCATTGCCGGATTGGCATCACATTTCAGAGATTTATTAGTTGCCAAAAACCCAGCGACACTTTCGTTGTTGGAAATGGGTGAAGCGGCACAAAAATTATACGGAGAACAATCGAAAAAAGTATCTCAGGACTTTTTGTTAAAAGGAATCGACATTGCAAATGATTGTGATTTGAAATATAAGGTTTCCCAAAACCAACGTCTATTGGTAGAACTCGCGCTAATGCAATTAAGCTCTATCGGTTTTGATGGAGAAAAAAAAAAGCCTGAGTTTATAATTCCGCCTACGTATTATCGTAGAAATGATTATTCTATTTCGGAAGTAAAAATTCCAAAAGCAACTGTACAGACTGAAGTTGAGCCGCAGGCACAAACTCCAAAAGAAGAAGTACAAGTTGAAGAACCTATTTCTGAAGTTGTGCTTGAAAAAATAGAACAACCACAAATTACACAACCAAAACCGCAAACAACTAGTATCGAACCAGGAACAAAAGTTTCCGCTATGTCTTTAGCCAGCATTCGTGCGAAGAAAGAAATGGCAGAAGCTCAAAAGTCGACTGTTAAGGAAGTGGTTCAGCATGTTAATGAACCTTTTACTGAAACAGAAATGTTGGAGCAATGGCTCAAATATGCACAGCGAATGGAAGACAAAGGTTACCGAATTATCGCTTCTTTGTTAACTATTAATGACCCAATTCTTCAAGGAACAACTATCATTCACGAGTTGCCAAATGAAAGTTCGAAAATAGATTTTGAAAAAGAAAGACCTGAGCTTTTGGGTTACTTACGTGGAAAACTGCACAATCACGAAATTTCGATAGAAGTAAAAGTGAATGAAACTTTGGTGCTGAAAAAAAGCTATACTACACAAGACAAATACAACCGTTTGGTGGAATTGAATCCCAATTTAGAACTGATGCGGAATTTGTTTGGGTTGGAAGTTAATGAGTAA
- a CDS encoding Ppx/GppA phosphatase family protein produces the protein MISIKKYAAIDIGSNAMRLLITNIVEQKDKETQFNKSALIRVPIRLGQDAFTVGEISDENIDRMIDAMKAFKLLMKVYKVEKYKACATSAMREAYNGKEVANTIREECDIDIDIIDGKIEATIIASSDLHDFLKTDQTYLYVDVGGGSTEFSLFTDGKMIASKSFKIGTVRMLNNMVSDIVWEEIEKWIKCNTEEYENVILIGSGGNINKLFKLSGKLQDKPLSYLYLNSQYQYLNSLTYEQRIAELALNTDRADVIIPATRIYLNAMKWSGARQLFVPKIGLADGIVKAMYQGSL, from the coding sequence ATGATTTCAATTAAAAAATATGCAGCGATTGATATTGGTTCCAATGCCATGCGATTGCTCATTACCAACATTGTCGAACAAAAAGACAAGGAAACCCAATTTAACAAAAGTGCTTTGATTCGGGTGCCAATCCGTTTGGGACAGGATGCATTTACCGTTGGTGAAATCTCGGATGAAAATATTGACAGAATGATTGACGCGATGAAAGCATTTAAACTGTTGATGAAAGTTTATAAGGTTGAAAAATACAAAGCCTGCGCCACATCTGCCATGCGAGAAGCTTATAATGGAAAAGAAGTTGCCAATACAATCAGAGAAGAATGTGACATCGATATCGACATCATCGACGGAAAAATTGAAGCTACTATTATTGCGTCTTCTGATTTGCACGATTTCCTTAAAACCGACCAAACCTATTTATATGTAGACGTTGGTGGTGGAAGCACCGAGTTTTCTTTGTTTACCGATGGCAAAATGATTGCATCCAAATCGTTTAAAATTGGAACGGTTCGTATGCTGAACAATATGGTGAGCGACATCGTTTGGGAAGAAATTGAAAAATGGATTAAATGCAACACCGAAGAATATGAAAATGTTATTCTAATCGGTTCCGGTGGAAACATCAATAAGTTGTTCAAACTTTCAGGAAAACTACAAGACAAACCATTGTCCTATTTATATTTAAATTCACAATACCAATATTTGAATTCATTGACTTACGAACAGCGTATCGCCGAGTTGGCTTTGAATACTGACCGTGCCGACGTTATCATACCGGCAACCCGTATCTATTTAAACGCTATGAAATGGAGCGGAGCACGTCAATTGTTTGTGCCAAAAATTGGTTTGGCCGATGGAATTGTAAAAGCGATGTATCAGGGAAGTCTGTAG
- the ppk1 gene encoding polyphosphate kinase 1 has translation MSLDSRFRYIDREKSWLAFNARVLQEAADEAVPLLERLRFIGIFSNNLDEFFRVRFAAIRRLSLSGVSGEKILGGISAQQLVKDITEIVIKQQSESLRVLNEIEKELVKQNIIIIDENEVSAEHENFIKDFFIQKISPELVTIILNDLAEFPLLKDTSGYLAIKLVMKSEQKPSMLGFVKSKAEVRYAIIEIPKNTNRIVELPNKEGKQYLMMLDDLIRYNLSSIFNIFDYESISAHMIKITRDAQLDIDSDMSKSMLEKIATSVKDRRIGEPVRFVYDQHIEKDTLKFFLSKMGIDVSDGVIPGGRYHNRRDYMNFPNLGRFDLLYPPRVPLPVDGLSFDGSLLNKIAKKDYLINAPFQSFSYVIKFLREAALDPKVTSIKITLYRLAKNSQIVSSLINAAKNGKKVTVQIELQARFDEASNISYAEQMQQEGIELIFGIKGLKVHSKICLIDRIEDGKLKRYGFISTGNFNESTAKIYTDLTLFTSHQQILKDVSKIFDFFDVNYRIHRYKHLIVSPHYTRTKFYKLIDREINNVIMGRPAYINLKMNSISDYAMIDKLYEASNAGVKIKLQVRGICSLIPGVKGMSENIEAVSIVDYFLEHTRSFIFCNNDNPEVFISSADFMTRNLDGRVEVTCPIYDEEIKKQIIDTFNVGWKGNVKARYHSEKFENKYRVRAEGEAVFRAQHEMYNYYKERLEGNPNNQLPI, from the coding sequence ATGAGTTTAGATTCCCGTTTTCGTTATATAGACAGAGAAAAAAGTTGGCTGGCATTTAACGCCAGAGTTTTACAGGAAGCAGCTGATGAAGCTGTTCCTTTATTAGAAAGACTTCGGTTTATAGGTATTTTTTCCAATAATTTAGATGAGTTTTTCCGTGTGCGCTTTGCCGCAATTCGTCGTTTGAGTTTATCCGGCGTTTCGGGTGAAAAAATTCTCGGTGGAATTTCAGCGCAGCAACTCGTTAAAGACATTACCGAAATAGTAATTAAGCAACAGTCAGAAAGTCTGCGTGTGCTTAACGAAATTGAAAAGGAATTAGTAAAGCAAAACATCATTATCATCGATGAGAATGAAGTTTCAGCAGAACATGAAAATTTTATTAAAGATTTTTTCATCCAAAAAATAAGCCCGGAACTCGTAACCATTATCTTAAATGACTTGGCAGAATTCCCGTTGTTAAAAGATACTTCGGGTTATTTGGCAATCAAATTAGTAATGAAATCCGAGCAGAAACCTAGTATGCTGGGTTTTGTTAAATCAAAAGCAGAAGTACGTTACGCCATCATCGAAATCCCCAAAAACACCAATCGTATTGTAGAACTTCCCAACAAAGAAGGCAAACAATACTTGATGATGCTCGATGATTTAATCCGTTATAACCTGAGCAGTATTTTTAACATTTTTGATTACGAAAGTATTTCGGCGCACATGATAAAAATCACTCGTGATGCCCAGTTGGATATCGATAGTGACATGAGCAAAAGTATGCTCGAGAAGATTGCCACCTCAGTAAAAGACAGACGAATTGGAGAACCAGTTCGGTTTGTTTATGATCAGCATATTGAAAAAGACACACTCAAATTTTTCCTTTCCAAAATGGGAATTGATGTTTCTGATGGTGTGATTCCGGGTGGAAGATATCACAACCGTCGTGATTATATGAACTTCCCAAACCTTGGGCGATTTGATTTGTTGTATCCGCCAAGAGTACCACTTCCGGTGGATGGTTTATCATTTGATGGTAGTCTTTTGAATAAAATTGCCAAAAAAGATTATCTGATAAACGCTCCGTTTCAGTCGTTTTCGTATGTTATAAAATTCCTGCGTGAAGCCGCTTTAGACCCAAAAGTAACTTCGATAAAAATCACCTTATATCGTTTGGCAAAAAACTCTCAAATTGTGAGTTCGCTTATCAATGCAGCCAAAAATGGCAAAAAAGTTACGGTTCAAATTGAACTCCAGGCACGTTTTGATGAAGCCAGTAATATTTCCTATGCAGAGCAAATGCAACAGGAAGGCATCGAACTTATTTTTGGTATCAAAGGATTAAAAGTGCACAGCAAAATATGTTTGATTGATCGAATTGAAGATGGAAAGCTCAAGCGATATGGCTTTATTTCTACCGGGAATTTCAACGAAAGCACAGCCAAAATCTATACCGATTTAACGCTTTTTACCAGTCACCAACAAATCCTGAAAGACGTTTCTAAAATCTTTGATTTCTTTGATGTTAATTATAGAATTCATCGCTACAAACACTTAATCGTGTCTCCGCATTACACTCGTACTAAGTTCTACAAGTTAATTGACAGAGAAATAAACAACGTCATTATGGGACGTCCTGCTTACATTAATTTAAAAATGAATAGCATTTCGGATTACGCAATGATTGACAAATTATACGAAGCCAGTAATGCCGGAGTAAAGATTAAGTTGCAGGTGCGAGGCATTTGTTCCTTAATTCCGGGCGTGAAAGGAATGAGTGAAAACATAGAAGCCGTTAGTATAGTAGATTACTTTTTAGAACACACGCGTTCTTTTATTTTCTGTAATAATGACAATCCTGAGGTTTTTATTTCGTCAGCCGATTTTATGACACGTAATTTAGATGGTCGGGTGGAAGTAACCTGTCCGATATATGACGAAGAAATCAAAAAGCAAATCATTGACACCTTTAATGTAGGTTGGAAAGGAAACGTGAAAGCGCGCTATCATTCAGAGAAATTTGAAAACAAATATCGTGTTCGTGCGGAAGGAGAAGCTGTTTTCAGAGCCCAGCATGAAATGTATAACTATTACAAAGAAAGACTTGAAGGAAACCCAAATAACCAACTACCTATTTAA
- a CDS encoding SixA phosphatase family protein, producing the protein MKQLILIRHAKSSWGAPLRDIDRPLTSKGIHDAHLVSSHIGNEVPKSFVVWSSIAKRASETAIIFAQNISFPIESIMFKEELYTFDERKLEQIIKLCPNDYDNLILFGHNEAITNFVNKFGNIFIDNVSTSGFVNIIFDNNSWSEIEKGVTKKVVFPSDLK; encoded by the coding sequence ATGAAACAGTTAATATTAATTCGACACGCTAAATCAAGTTGGGGAGCACCACTTCGTGATATTGACAGACCTTTGACAAGTAAAGGTATTCATGACGCACATTTAGTTTCTTCTCACATTGGTAATGAAGTTCCAAAATCGTTTGTGGTCTGGAGCAGTATTGCCAAAAGAGCTTCGGAAACTGCTATTATTTTCGCCCAAAACATTTCATTTCCGATAGAAAGCATTATGTTTAAAGAAGAATTATACACTTTTGATGAAAGAAAGCTGGAACAAATTATCAAATTATGCCCAAATGATTATGATAACTTAATTCTTTTTGGACACAATGAGGCAATTACAAATTTTGTCAATAAATTTGGGAACATCTTTATTGACAATGTTTCTACTTCCGGATTTGTAAATATTATATTTGACAATAACTCTTGGAGTGAAATTGAAAAAGGTGTTACCAAGAAAGTTGTTTTCCCAAGTGATTTAAAATAA